A portion of the uncultured Bacteroides sp. genome contains these proteins:
- a CDS encoding glycosyltransferase family 9 protein, which produces MALLKNVNNVKRFILGNLTKNIGNSGNICPFTLLDKENVRRILIIRPNHRLGNQLLVTPIVQDVIDTFPNCKIDLLAKGGIASIVFCNHKNIEKIISLPRKPFKNLYQYCLCWINVRKQHYDMVINVVSGSSSGRLLTKLSNAKYKIYSDDENDFLIKNADNQHIAKSPVCCFRSYLEKGGTSFIGKAIPSLDLQLSAEEIAKGKEILDGLIKNKEQKTICVFTYATGDKCYSQKWWIEFHECLKSQYTHYNIIEVLPMENVSQIAFKEPSFYSKNIREIGAVIANTAIFIGADSGIMHLASSVKTPTIGLFSITKVLKYTPYNNNSKGLNTNELSLNELFSEIDKILLCNNNAISCTLI; this is translated from the coding sequence ATGGCTCTATTGAAAAACGTAAACAATGTAAAACGATTTATTTTAGGAAACCTTACTAAAAATATCGGTAACTCGGGCAATATATGCCCTTTCACTCTATTGGATAAAGAAAACGTGAGAAGGATTCTGATAATCAGGCCCAATCACAGATTAGGGAATCAGTTGCTCGTTACTCCAATCGTTCAGGATGTTATAGATACATTCCCCAATTGCAAAATAGATTTGCTGGCAAAAGGAGGTATAGCCTCTATCGTTTTCTGTAACCATAAGAATATAGAAAAAATAATCTCACTGCCCCGCAAACCTTTCAAAAACTTATATCAATACTGTTTATGCTGGATAAATGTGAGAAAACAGCATTACGATATGGTTATAAACGTCGTCAGCGGTTCATCATCGGGTAGACTGCTTACCAAGTTATCCAATGCAAAGTATAAAATCTACAGTGATGATGAGAATGACTTCCTTATTAAAAACGCAGATAATCAACATATAGCCAAATCACCGGTTTGTTGCTTCCGCTCTTATCTAGAAAAAGGTGGAACATCATTTATCGGCAAGGCTATCCCTTCATTAGATCTTCAGTTATCTGCCGAAGAGATTGCAAAAGGAAAAGAAATACTCGACGGGCTTATTAAAAATAAAGAGCAAAAAACTATTTGCGTGTTTACATACGCAACAGGCGATAAATGCTATTCTCAAAAATGGTGGATTGAATTCCATGAATGCCTAAAATCACAATACACGCACTACAACATCATTGAAGTATTACCAATGGAGAACGTATCGCAAATTGCATTTAAGGAACCTTCCTTTTACAGCAAAAACATTAGAGAAATTGGTGCTGTTATCGCAAATACCGCTATTTTTATTGGAGCAGACAGTGGCATCATGCATTTGGCGAGTTCCGTGAAAACGCCCACTATTGGTTTGTTTTCAATTACCAAGGTACTTAAATACACTCCATATAACAATAATAGCAAAGGGTTAAACACTAATGAACTAAGTCTAAATGAATTATTTAGCGAAATAGACAAAATCCTCTTATGCAATAACAATGCTATAAGCTGTACCTTAATTTAA
- a CDS encoding ABC transporter permease — MIKFLIEKEFKQLLRNSFLPRLIIGYPCMIMILMPWAANLEIKNLSVNVVDNDHSTISQNLVRKIEASTYFQLNGISSSYDEGLQAVEVGKADIIVEIPRYFERNWKRGDQAHVLIAANAVNGTKGGLGSSYLTSIMNEYAAGLRAEHPSIAVEAAAVPSIGVTTQNLYNPHLNYKLFMVPALMVMLLTILCGFLPALNIVGEKEVGTIEQMNVTPVSKFTFILAKLIPYWTIGFTVLTICFGLAWLLYGLIPVGHFYVIYLFAALFVLVMSGFGLVISNHSATMQQAMFVMFFFMIILMLMSGLFTPVKSMPDWARIITLFNPLRYFVEMMRMVYLKGSNLSDMLLQLGALSAFAAFFNIWAVRSYRKNS; from the coding sequence ATGATAAAGTTTCTTATTGAAAAAGAATTTAAGCAGTTGCTACGCAACTCTTTTTTGCCAAGACTCATCATCGGTTACCCATGTATGATTATGATTCTCATGCCTTGGGCAGCCAACTTGGAAATAAAGAATCTCTCGGTGAATGTGGTGGATAATGATCATTCAACAATTTCGCAAAATCTGGTTCGTAAAATAGAAGCTTCTACCTACTTTCAGTTGAATGGGATATCTTCGTCTTATGATGAGGGTTTACAAGCTGTTGAGGTAGGGAAGGCGGATATTATAGTAGAGATCCCGAGATACTTTGAGCGCAACTGGAAGCGGGGAGACCAAGCGCATGTGCTCATTGCTGCTAATGCCGTAAATGGGACGAAAGGTGGCTTGGGTAGTTCTTATCTCACATCAATAATGAATGAATATGCCGCCGGCTTGCGAGCTGAACATCCTTCGATTGCGGTTGAGGCTGCTGCCGTTCCGTCAATAGGTGTCACAACTCAAAATCTGTATAACCCCCACTTGAATTATAAGTTATTTATGGTGCCTGCACTAATGGTGATGTTGCTCACCATTCTTTGTGGCTTTTTGCCTGCGCTGAATATTGTAGGTGAGAAAGAAGTAGGTACTATCGAACAAATGAATGTTACTCCGGTAAGTAAGTTTACGTTCATCCTAGCCAAACTCATTCCTTATTGGACAATAGGGTTTACCGTACTTACCATCTGCTTTGGTTTGGCATGGCTACTCTATGGATTGATTCCCGTGGGGCATTTTTACGTGATCTATCTTTTTGCTGCACTTTTTGTACTCGTCATGTCGGGTTTTGGACTGGTCATCTCTAATCATTCGGCCACCATGCAACAAGCCATGTTTGTGATGTTCTTCTTTATGATCATCCTCATGTTGATGAGCGGACTCTTTACTCCAGTCAAAAGTATGCCGGATTGGGCAAGAATAATCACCCTGTTCAATCCTTTGAGGTATTTTGTAGAGATGATGCGTATGGTTTATCTGAAAGGTAGTAATCTAAGCGACATGCTTTTGCAACTGGGTGCATTGAGTGCTTTTGCCGCTTTCTTTAATATTTGGGCTGTACGAAGCTACAGGAAGAATTCGTAG
- a CDS encoding Hsp20/alpha crystallin family protein codes for MMPVRRSQNWLPSIFNDFFDNEWLERVNTTAPAINVIESENDFKVEVAAPGMTRDDFNVRIDEDENLVISMEKKSENKEEKKDGRYLRREFSYAKFQQTMVLPDNVDKEKITAKVEDGVLSIDLPKLSEAETKKAQKLIEVK; via the coding sequence ATGATGCCTGTAAGAAGATCTCAAAATTGGTTACCAAGTATCTTTAATGATTTCTTTGATAACGAATGGTTGGAAAGAGTAAACACTACCGCTCCGGCAATTAATGTAATTGAATCGGAAAATGACTTTAAAGTTGAAGTTGCCGCACCGGGTATGACAAGGGATGATTTCAATGTTCGCATTGACGAAGATGAAAATTTGGTGATTTCCATGGAAAAGAAAAGCGAGAATAAGGAAGAGAAGAAAGATGGTCGATATCTACGCCGCGAATTCTCATACGCTAAATTCCAGCAAACAATGGTTCTGCCCGACAATGTAGACAAAGAAAAAATCACAGCTAAAGTAGAAGACGGAGTTCTCAGTATTGATCTTCCTAAGTTATCGGAAGCAGAAACGAAGAAAGCTCAAAAACTCATAGAAGTAAAATAA
- a CDS encoding ABC transporter permease: MKQFRIFVKKEFFHIFRDKRTMMILLGMPIIEIILFGFAISTEVKNVRVAVLDPSGDVITRKIIDRIDASEYFILTTKLHTPQEVEQAFRKGEIDLAVVFSHRFLDNLYTGDAKIQLIADATDPNMAVTQSGYASGIISAAQQELLPAGASPATIVPDVRLLYNPQMKSAYNFVPGVMGLILMLICAMMTSISIVREKEIGTMEVLLVSPMKPLLIILSKAVPYFVLSFVNLSTILLLSVYVLHVPIAGSLLALVSVSLLFIFVSLSLGLLISTITQTQIAAMLVSGLMLMMPTMLLSGMIFPVDGMPTILQVISTIIPARWYIDVVRKIMIEGVSITLVAKEIGILSLMAFVLIAVSLKKFKTRLE; this comes from the coding sequence ATGAAACAGTTTAGAATATTTGTTAAGAAAGAGTTTTTTCATATTTTCCGCGATAAGCGTACGATGATGATTCTGCTTGGTATGCCTATCATTGAGATCATTCTTTTTGGTTTTGCCATCAGCACTGAAGTGAAGAATGTGAGGGTTGCTGTGCTCGATCCGTCGGGTGATGTCATCACTCGTAAGATTATTGACAGGATTGATGCCAGCGAATATTTTATTTTAACCACGAAACTTCATACTCCCCAAGAAGTAGAACAGGCCTTTCGCAAAGGAGAAATAGATTTGGCGGTCGTTTTTAGTCACCGTTTTCTTGATAACCTTTACACCGGTGATGCAAAGATACAGCTTATAGCCGATGCTACGGATCCGAATATGGCGGTTACTCAATCGGGGTATGCATCGGGCATCATTAGTGCTGCACAGCAAGAATTGCTTCCTGCGGGAGCGTCACCGGCAACGATTGTTCCAGATGTCAGATTACTCTATAATCCACAGATGAAGAGTGCTTATAACTTTGTGCCGGGTGTGATGGGATTAATCTTGATGTTGATTTGTGCAATGATGACCTCTATCTCCATTGTGCGCGAAAAAGAGATTGGCACGATGGAAGTTTTATTAGTGTCACCTATGAAGCCGTTGCTCATCATCTTGTCGAAAGCCGTTCCCTATTTCGTCCTTTCTTTCGTCAACCTGAGCACCATCCTATTACTCTCCGTCTACGTGCTCCATGTACCCATAGCCGGAAGTTTACTGGCACTTGTAAGTGTTTCTTTGCTGTTTATTTTCGTTTCGCTTTCGTTGGGACTTCTTATCTCAACCATTACTCAAACCCAGATTGCCGCCATGTTGGTATCCGGATTGATGTTGATGATGCCTACGATGTTACTATCAGGTATGATTTTTCCGGTAGATGGCATGCCAACTATATTGCAGGTTATTTCGACCATTATTCCCGCCCGGTGGTACATCGATGTGGTGAGAAAGATTATGATAGAAGGAGTGAGCATCACGCTGGTTGCCAAAGAAATAGGGATTCTTTCGTTGATGGCATTTGTGCTGATTGCAGTGAGTTTAAAGAAGTTCAAAACCCGATTGGAGTAA